In Nocardia sp. NBC_00403, one DNA window encodes the following:
- a CDS encoding RNA polymerase sigma-70 factor has product MSERTTDTAQPLPHDRSDPATEAFIAHRNLLFTVAYEMLGSAADAEDVLQETWLRWAGVDLDTVQDQRAYLVRITTRQSLSRLRVLDRRKESYVGPWLPEPLLTAPDVAEDIELADSISMAMLLVLETLAPTERAIFVLREVFDLAYNDIAEAVDKTPAAVRQIAHRARAHVAARRPRGIVSAAETRDALEAFQRAVQTGDLQRLLEILAPDVVALNDGGGIKQALPRPIVGADQVARLFAIYWNTIGAEATLQPTEVNGYPALIIRLDGELDSVMAVRIDAGLISGIYSVRNPQKLSHMQRETSLHRRVRMSAESIVGLGGRTRPMSRSSSQ; this is encoded by the coding sequence ATGAGCGAGCGAACAACGGACACGGCCCAGCCGCTGCCGCATGACCGCTCGGATCCCGCCACCGAGGCGTTCATCGCCCACCGCAACCTGCTGTTCACCGTCGCCTACGAGATGCTCGGCTCGGCCGCCGACGCCGAAGACGTCCTGCAGGAGACCTGGCTGCGGTGGGCGGGCGTCGACCTCGACACCGTGCAGGATCAGCGTGCCTACCTGGTCCGGATCACCACCCGCCAATCGCTGAGCCGACTGCGTGTCCTCGACCGGCGCAAGGAGTCCTACGTCGGCCCCTGGCTGCCCGAGCCACTACTCACCGCCCCAGACGTAGCCGAGGACATCGAGCTGGCCGACAGCATCTCGATGGCAATGCTGCTCGTGCTCGAAACACTCGCACCGACCGAGCGAGCGATATTCGTTCTCCGCGAAGTATTCGACCTGGCCTACAACGACATCGCCGAAGCCGTCGACAAGACCCCCGCCGCGGTCCGCCAGATCGCCCACCGAGCACGAGCACACGTCGCCGCGCGCCGACCGCGCGGAATCGTTTCCGCGGCCGAGACCCGAGACGCACTCGAAGCGTTTCAACGAGCTGTCCAAACCGGCGATCTACAGCGCCTGCTCGAGATCCTCGCGCCCGACGTCGTCGCCCTGAACGACGGTGGCGGAATCAAGCAGGCCCTACCGCGGCCCATCGTCGGGGCCGACCAAGTGGCTCGACTGTTCGCCATCTACTGGAACACGATCGGCGCCGAGGCGACACTGCAACCGACTGAGGTCAATGGATATCCGGCGCTGATCATCCGGCTCGACGGGGAGCTCGACAGCGTGATGGCGGTGCGCATCGACGCCGGACTCATCAGCGGGATCTACTCTGTGCGCAATCCTCAGAAGCTGTCGCATATGCAACGCGAAACCTCGCTGCACCGTCGAGTCCGAATGTCCGCGGAATCAATCGTTGGTCTTGGCGGCAGGACTCGGCCGATGTCGCGGTCCTCGAGCCAGTAG
- a CDS encoding NAD(P)/FAD-dependent oxidoreductase, producing MQVVVVGSGYSGTLVANRVAKKVKDAEIAVINPRPDFVERVRLHQQIAGTASVATPLTEVLRAGITARLGTVDKIGDGTAALTDGERIDFDYAFLAVGSTVVPMPGAVPVGTWEGAQQARAALAALSAGGQVTVVGGGATGIETAAEIAEARPDVRVRLVGSAVGGGLSEGAYRRVRAGLERLTVDIVDDGVIEIDPGTGQFDGVVRLRSGSELTSDLTLWAIVAGVPDLAARSGLQVDARGRVVVDEFLRSVSDERIFAVGDCAAVPGARFACYTALPQAIHAADNFARLLEGRTPKPHSFPYWNRGISLGRKDAIAQFTHADDTVRRAYLAGRSAVVLKEMGSHSAFSTARAGVSSL from the coding sequence ATGCAGGTTGTAGTAGTGGGCAGCGGCTACTCGGGCACGCTCGTGGCGAACCGGGTGGCCAAGAAGGTGAAGGATGCCGAGATCGCGGTGATCAACCCGCGCCCGGACTTCGTGGAGCGGGTAAGGCTGCACCAGCAGATCGCCGGGACAGCCTCGGTGGCGACACCCCTCACGGAGGTACTGCGCGCGGGGATCACGGCGCGGCTGGGCACTGTCGACAAGATCGGCGACGGCACTGCCGCCCTCACCGACGGCGAGAGAATCGACTTCGACTACGCCTTCCTGGCCGTGGGCAGCACGGTGGTGCCGATGCCGGGAGCGGTCCCGGTGGGCACGTGGGAAGGTGCGCAACAAGCTCGCGCGGCGCTGGCGGCGCTTTCCGCGGGCGGGCAGGTCACGGTCGTCGGAGGCGGTGCGACGGGCATCGAGACGGCGGCCGAGATCGCTGAGGCCAGGCCGGATGTGCGGGTGCGGCTGGTCGGGTCCGCGGTGGGCGGGGGCCTTTCCGAGGGAGCGTACCGACGCGTCCGCGCCGGACTGGAGCGGCTGACGGTCGATATCGTCGACGATGGGGTGATCGAAATCGACCCGGGTACAGGGCAATTCGACGGTGTCGTGCGTCTACGGTCCGGGTCGGAACTGACCTCCGATCTGACCCTGTGGGCGATCGTGGCCGGCGTTCCCGACCTCGCGGCGCGCAGCGGCCTCCAGGTCGATGCGCGTGGTCGCGTGGTCGTCGACGAATTCCTGCGCAGCGTCAGCGATGAGCGGATCTTCGCGGTGGGCGACTGTGCGGCCGTGCCCGGAGCGCGTTTCGCCTGCTACACCGCCCTGCCGCAGGCCATTCACGCGGCCGACAACTTCGCCCGCCTGCTCGAGGGCCGCACACCCAAACCGCACTCCTTCCCCTACTGGAACCGTGGTATCTCCCTCGGCAGGAAGGATGCGATCGCCCAGTTCACCCATGCCGACGACACCGTCCGGCGGGCCTATCTCGCCGGTCGAAGCGCGGTCGTGCTCAAGGAAATGGGGTCCCACAGCGCGTTCTCCACCGCCCGCGCGGGCGTATCCAGCCTCTGA
- a CDS encoding NAD(P)-dependent oxidoreductase: protein MRIAVFGANGPTGRLLTDQALAAGHRVAAVTRQPDSFPLHHDRLEVVGADVLDPVAVDAAVAEQDAVLSVLGVPAGKEPISTYSCGVANIVAAMQRHRVPRLAVVSSSGVDPHPYSDAGFLFNRVLLPYVTRVLGKTLYDDMRRMETLVRASDLDWTIVRPSGLYHLPSVTDYTVVEGHADGRFTARVDLAASMLSMLDNDRYLRTTVGVITTVDNPTLLRWIRGEALAKS from the coding sequence ATGCGCATCGCAGTCTTCGGAGCCAATGGTCCCACCGGCCGCCTGCTCACCGACCAGGCACTCGCCGCCGGACATCGGGTCGCCGCGGTCACCCGGCAGCCGGATTCGTTTCCGCTGCACCATGATCGGCTCGAGGTAGTCGGTGCCGACGTGCTCGATCCGGTGGCGGTCGACGCCGCCGTGGCGGAACAGGATGCGGTGCTGTCGGTGCTCGGGGTGCCCGCTGGGAAGGAACCGATCAGCACCTATTCGTGTGGTGTGGCCAATATTGTCGCCGCGATGCAACGGCATCGGGTGCCTCGGCTCGCCGTGGTCAGCTCGAGCGGGGTCGACCCGCACCCGTACTCCGATGCGGGCTTCCTGTTCAACCGAGTACTACTGCCGTACGTGACGCGGGTGCTGGGTAAGACGCTGTACGACGACATGCGGCGGATGGAAACGCTGGTCCGCGCCAGCGATCTGGACTGGACGATCGTGCGCCCGAGCGGGCTCTACCACCTGCCGTCGGTCACCGACTACACCGTTGTCGAGGGTCACGCCGACGGCAGGTTCACCGCCCGTGTGGACCTGGCCGCGAGCATGCTGTCCATGCTGGACAACGACCGCTACCTCCGCACCACCGTCGGCGTCATCACCACCGTCGACAACCCCACCTTGCTCCGGTGGATCCGCGGCGAAGCACTCGCCAAGAGCTGA
- a CDS encoding type VII secretion system-associated protein, which translates to MTPPIQHNSEEEDWLVVLDPGWTATDTEPEPPVTALVGGWRVHEDGTAGPFEPNPQYMPLDGATPSDPIDAILRRIVAGEPLAEELLTTIQNSIIEVACHTIDQPAVTDAPDGRPCIVVATATLQKTGIQVAGWQALVGANLGDITPAGVDILINPVGSAPFRLHANRIRKQ; encoded by the coding sequence GTGACCCCTCCGATACAGCACAACTCAGAGGAGGAGGACTGGCTGGTTGTGCTCGATCCTGGGTGGACGGCGACCGATACCGAGCCCGAGCCTCCGGTGACCGCTCTGGTCGGCGGGTGGCGGGTCCACGAGGACGGCACCGCTGGGCCGTTCGAACCGAATCCGCAGTACATGCCATTGGATGGTGCGACGCCGAGCGACCCGATCGATGCCATCCTCCGGAGGATCGTGGCAGGGGAACCGCTGGCCGAGGAACTGCTGACCACGATCCAGAACTCGATCATCGAAGTCGCCTGTCACACGATCGATCAGCCGGCGGTGACAGACGCGCCGGACGGTAGACCCTGCATCGTGGTGGCTACCGCCACACTGCAGAAGACCGGCATCCAAGTCGCCGGATGGCAGGCACTCGTCGGCGCGAACCTCGGAGACATCACTCCGGCGGGTGTCGACATCTTGATCAACCCGGTCGGGTCCGCCCCATTCCGACTGCACGCCAACCGAATTCGCAAGCAGTAA